The region CTTCATTGCGCTTTCATTTGTGCGCAGCGCTGAAGATATTGTTGATGTTCATAAAATTATGGATGAAGTTGGTATCCGCGTTCCCGTAATTGCAAAGATTGAAAAGCCTCAGGCAGTTGCAAACTTGCAGGAGATTGTTAACGCCTTTGACGGCATCATGGTGGCTCGCGGTGACCTCGGTGTTGAACTCCCGATTGAAGAAGTTCCTCTTGTGCAAAAGCATTGCATCGAACTAGCGCGCGAAGCTGCTAAACCGGTAATCGTTGCAACCCAGATGCTTGATTCGATGATTACAAACTCTCGTCCAACTCGCGCGGAAGCAACAGACTGTGCAAATGCAGTTCTAGATGGCGCAGATGCCTTGATGCTCTCTGGCGAAACATCGGTTGGCGAATTCGCTATCGAAGCTGTTCAAACTATGGCTCGCATCATCAGCCATACTGAAGAAGGCGGCATGGATATGATCCGCCCGATGAAATCAGCGCCTAAGACAAAGGGCGGTGCGATCACCAAGGCTGCAACTGAAGTCGGCGCAATTGTTGGCGCTAAATATTTGGTTACCTTCACGCAATCCGGAGATTCTGCGCGCCGCACTGCGCGACTTCGTTCTCCAATTCCGATCTTGGCATTTACCCCTGAAGTTGGCACATATAACCGAATGGCGCTGGACTGGGGAGTAGAACCAGAGTTAACGCCGATGGTTAAGCACACCGATGAAATGGTTATGCAGGCCGATACCCTCTTGATCAAATCTAAGCGCTGCGTTGAAGGTGAACTAGTCGTGATCGTCGCTGGTTCACCTCCTGGAATTCCAGGATCAACGAACGCTATGCGCGTTCACCGCGTGGGCGATGCCGTGAGTGGCGCTGCTCCTGCATACCGTTAAGATTTGGCTTGTAACTTTCCTGTAAGGGAATTGCAAAGAGCCTCGGTACTCCAACGGTAGAGAGGGCAGTCTCAAACACTGCATAGTGTCGGTTCGAATCCGACTCGAGGCACATGACAACGACTAGTAGCGCGGAAAAGTCTCCAGTAAGAATTCTTGTAGCCGAGGATGAAGCGCTGATCCGTATGGACTTAGTCGAAATGTTGCGCGAAGCAGGTTATGAAGTTGTAGCAGAAGCTGCAGATGGTGCCCAGGCGATTGAACTCGCACAGTTACATAAACCAGATTTAGTAATTCTTGATGTGAAGATGCCGGTGCTGGATGGAATATCAGCAGCAGAAAAGATAATTGATATTGCACCAGTTCTTATGTTGACCGCATTTTCACAACGCGAACTCGTAGAACGTGCACGAGACGCCGGCGTTATGGCCTACGTTGTAAAACCATTTTCGATAGGTGACCTTGTGCCTGCAATCGAAATTGCAATTAGTAGACATATGCAGATGCGATCACTTGCCGATGAAGTTGCAGATCTTCACGAGCGACTTGAAACTCGTAAATTGATTGATCGCGCAAAGGGAATATTGATGCAGGCCTTGAACCTCTCTGAACCTGAGGCCTTTTCTTGGATCCAGCGCGCTGCGATGGATCGCCGGCTGACCATGAAAGAGGTCGCCGCAGCCGTTATCTCCCCAGATGCTGTACCTGGCCACTGAACTCTCAGGAAAGGCTCAAAAGTAACCAAACCTTTACATTGGCAGGCTTAACCCTGGGTTGATAGATCTTCCTCACCCCCTTTACACTTTCAGCCTCCCTGTCCCGGGACACATGCAAGAAAAAACAGGAAGGCAATACATGAACAAGAAGATCAAAGCTTCTGTCGCTATCGTTGCCGCAGCTGCGCTTTCACTAGGCGTATTTGCATCAACATCAGCATCAGCAGCAACAAAGACTTACACAATCGCATACCAGGGTCCACTTTCAGGTGGAGAAGCATCAACTGGTATCGATGAGCAGAACGCCGTTAAGTATGCCGCAAAGCTATTCATGGCAAAGAACAAGAACATCAAGATCAAGGTTCTTTCAGTTGATGACCAAGGAGATCCAGCTGTTGCATCAACAGTTGCTCCAGGCGTTGGCAATAACAAGAGCGTTCTTGGCGTTGTAGGACCTGCTTACTCAGGTGCAACAATTGCTTCACTTCCTTACTACAAGGCTGGATCACTAGTAATGATCTCTCCTTCAGCAACACGCGTATCAATTACAGATCCAGCATCACCTGACTTCGGTGGACCAGTTTTCCACCGCGTAGTTGGTAAGGATGACTTGCAGGGTCCAGCGTTGGCTAAGTACGCAACAAAGGGTGTAGCAAATGCAAAGGTATTCGTGTTCGATGACCAGTCTGCATACGGCGTGCCATTGGCAGGCTATGTAACTGGTGGTCTGAAGAAGGTTGCTGGAGCATCTGTTGTAGGAACTGACTCAGTTCCAAACACAACTACAGATTTCAGCCCAACAATTGCAAAGATCAAGACATCTGCAGCAAATGTTGTTATCTACACCGGCTACTACAGCCAAGCTGCTATTTTCGTAAAGCAGCTTCGTGACTCAGGTTCAACAGCGATCTTCGCTGGTGGCGATGGAGTCTTCAACCAGGAGTTCCCAAAGCTTGCGGGAGCATCTGCTGAAGGTTCACGCGTTACAGGTGTAGGCGGACTTGCAGGAATCAGCACAAAGCTTGAGGCTGATTTCAAGAAGCAAATGGGCGTTTCATCTGGTGTTTACTCAGTTGAATCATTCGATGCTGCAAATATCCTTCTTGAAGGAATCAAGGCTGGAAAGACAACTCGTGCAGCAATGCTCAAGTTCGTTAAGGCCTACAACGGTAAGAGCGTTTCAGGAAACACCATCAAGTTCGATAAGAACGGTGACGTTTCATACGGTCTCTTTGCTGGATTCACATCAAAGGATGGCGTTCTAGTTAACACAGGTATTATCAAGTAATTAGATAGACCTGATGCATTAAAGGTTGGTGGGTGCTTTTAATCTCTCGAAAGAGAGAGGCGAGGCACCCACCAATTGCATAATTTGAGAGCATAGAATGACCGAATTGAAGTTACTGAAGGAGATTCATGTTTGCGGTACTGATTGATCAGTTCTGGGCCCTAACGATTGCAGGGCTGGCGTTAGGTTTTATCTACGTTTTGATCTCGCTCGGATACACCATGGTTTACGGTGTCTTACGCATGATCAACTTCGCTAACTCAGAAATTTTTATGTGGGGAACTTTCGGCACAGTCATCACCTCGCGCGATATCTTTAAGTACACACAGGTCTCCGAACCTGCAACAGGGTTCAAACTCGCCCTTGTCCTATTGTCGAGTTTGCTCATGTCGATGCTCGTAGCAGGACTCACTGCAGTATTTGTTGAGTACGTGGCCTACCGTCGCTTGCGCATGAGAGGCACCAACCGTTTAGCGACTCTGATTTCAGCGATCGGAATTTCCATCGTCTTATCAGAGATCATGCGCCTACTTACCGACTCTCGTCCGGTTGGATCTCCACGAGTACTAGAGAAGACAATTCTCACTGAAGTTTGGGGCGCCAACATTCGCCTCGATACCGTTATCACAATCATCGCTGCAGCGATTATCTATATCATTCTTGAACGCTTCGTAAAGCTCTCTCGTATGGGTAAAGCGATTCGCGCAGTATCAATGAATGAAGACGCTGCAAAGCTAATGGGTGTAAATCTAAACCGCGTTATCACCGCCACCTTCTTGGTCGGTGGACTTGCAACAGGTGCGGCCAGCTTCTTCTACATAACAGTATTTGAATACACCAAGTTCAACATTGGTTTCACTATGGGCCTCGCCGCCTTTACCGCCGCAGTAATCGGTGGAATCGGAAATATCCGTGGCGCTTTCTACGGTGGGCTCGCGCTTGGACTTCTTGAAGTTTATGCCTCTGCAGTTCTTGGAACACAGTGGAAAGCGGTTACCGTCTTTATCGTTCTAGTTCTAGTCCTTCTCTTTAAGCCGAATGGTTTATTCGGTGAAGCCGTTCAGACAACGAGGGCATAACTCATGAAAATTAGAAACTATTGGAACCTCCGCGATTGGGGCGCAGGAATCTGGGAGCGCTCAGGCCGACCAGCCCGAGTACTAATCGCAGTTACAACAATTTTCTTAGTTGGGCTACTGCCATTTGCTGGAGCATCATTTCTAGCAACACCAATCGCAGCTTATGACGCGGTACTTGTCTATCCAGTTGCAGTCTTCGTTCTTATGGCGCTGGGCTTAAATATTGTTGTTGGTAAGTCCGGAATGCTCGATCTTGGTTACGTTGCCTTCTTCGCAATCGGTGCTTACACGATGGCGATTATGGGTACAACAACCGGTTTAAATACTTGGGAGATCATGCCTTTCGGTATCGCCTTTGCGATGCTCGCAGGCGTCATCCTTGGTCTACCAACACTTCGCTTACGTGGTGATTACCTCGCCATCGTTACCTTGGGCTTTGGTGAGATCGTTCGCCTTGTTCTTCTCAACTCTTCATGGAGCAAAGGTCCAAACGGAATTGCAAACGTTCCGATGCCACCTGATATCGGACCGCTTAAATTCAAATTAGATGATCAGAAAGTCTTCTTCTGGGTTGTTCTAATTATGATTCTGCTTACGATCTGGATGATCCGCCGCCTATCAGTTCGTCGTCCAGGCCGCGCTTGGGAAGCGATCCGCCAAGATGAAGATGCTGCAGAGTTGATGGGTGTACCAACTCTTAAGTACAAGATCTGGTCATTTACTCTCGGCGCTGCAATTGGTGGCGCCGCCGGCGTTCTCTACGCTTCAAAGAACCTCTTTATCGCACCTGAAATGTTTACCCTAAACGTTTCAATTCTTATCCTTGCCTGCGTGGTATTTGGTGGAATCGGAAATATCTGGGGCGTAATTATCGGTGCAACAATTCTTGGTTACCTCCCAGATCGCATCCGCTTTATCTCAGATGCTCGCCTCTTAGTCTTCGGCTTAGTTCTTGTTGTTGTTATGAACTTCCGCCCAGATGGCCTACTACCGCGAAAGAAACGCGAAAAAGCGATTGTTAAGAAAGGGGCGAATTAAAGATGGCTAAAGTTCTTTTAAATCTGGAAAACCTCACCATGAAGTTCGGTGGAGTTACAGCGCTTAATGAAGTAAATCTTGAGGTTCGCGAAGGTGAAATTCTCGCCCTGATCGGCCCTAACGGTGCGGGAAAGACAACTGTCTTTAACGTGATCACCGGCGTCTACCAAGCAACTTCTGGTTCAATTAATTTTGATGGCCAAAAGATCGGTGGCAAGAAGCGCTATCAGATCACCGGTCTTGGTATCGCTCGCACTTTCCAGAACATTCGCTTATTCGGAGATATGACAACGCTTGAAAATGTCATTACTGCAACCGATGTTCATAAGAAGAGCGGCCTAATTTCGGCTCTCTTTGGAACACCTCGTGCTCGTCGCGAAGAACGCGAGAACCGAGCTAAGGCGCACGAAATTCTTGAGTTCATCGGAATCGATGAATACTCAGATCGCTTAGCCCGTAACTTGCCTTACGGTGTTCAGCGTCGTCTTGAAATCGCTCGTGCTATGGGAACTTCACCCAAGTTATTGCTTCTTGATGAGCCTGCTGCAGGTTTTAACCCACAAGAAAAGGTTGAACTTGCGGCAACTATAAAGAAAGTTCGCGATGCTGGCTACACAGTTCTTTTGATCGAGCACGATATGTCGCTGATCATGGGAATTTCAGATCGCGTTGCTGTTCTTGATTTTGGAACCAAGATCGCTGATGGTTCACCAGCTGAAGTACAAAACGACCCTCGCGTTATTGAGGCTTACCTAGGAGTACCTGCAGATGCGTCTTGAAATTAAAGATCTACACGTTCACTACGGCAAGATTGAAGCGATCAAGGGCGTATCAATCGTTGTTAATGAAGGCGAAATTGTTACTCTCATCGGCGCTAACGGAGCCGGCAAGACAACAATGCTTAAGACAATTTCAGGTCTTCGTCCTGTCACAACTGGTCAGATCATTTTTGATGGTCAAGATATCTCTAACGTTCCTGCGCACAAGCGTGTGGATCTCGGTCTATCGCAAGCACCAGAAGGCCGCGGAATTTTCCCAGGTATGACAGTTTTGGAAAACCTAGAAATGGGTAAGTTCCATCGCCATAACCGTAAAAACGAGATGGCCGAAGATCTAGATAAGGTCTACACGCTCTTTCCACGTTTGAAAGAACGCGTCTCACAAGCCGGCGGAACTTTATCTGGTGGAGAACAACAGATGCTCGCAATTGGCCGTGCACTAATGGCTCGTCCAAAAGTACTTCTCCTCGATGAGCCTTCAATGGGTCTAGCACCTCAGATGATTGCAAATATCTTCCGCATCATCACCGAGATCAATAAGACCGGTGTAACAATTCTTCTCGTGGAACAGAATGCACAGCAAGCGTTGCAACGCGCACACCGCGCCTACATTCTTGAGACCGGAAACGTTGTTAAGGAAGCTAAGGCTTCAGATCTTCTTAACGATCCTGCTGTACGCGAAGCCTACCTCGGTACTGGCGCTCACTAATTATCTTTCAGCAAGGATCATGCAGGTAATACGTGCAGAACAAGTACGTTGACCCTGCTCGTTGGTAATCACAACTTC is a window of Candidatus Planktophila lacus DNA encoding:
- the pyk gene encoding pyruvate kinase; this encodes MRRAKIVCTMGPAVESPEKVRELIAAGMNMARLNLSHGGYEEHQSRLNEVRAAAKEAGKPVAILVDLQGPKIRLARFKAGPHDLSRGDIFTITTDEVEGTKERVGTTYKGLPGDCKPGDRILIDDGKVTVEVTEVKGNDVVTKVIEPGAVSNNKGINLPGVAVSVPALSEKDKEDLRWGLNAGADFIALSFVRSAEDIVDVHKIMDEVGIRVPVIAKIEKPQAVANLQEIVNAFDGIMVARGDLGVELPIEEVPLVQKHCIELAREAAKPVIVATQMLDSMITNSRPTRAEATDCANAVLDGADALMLSGETSVGEFAIEAVQTMARIISHTEEGGMDMIRPMKSAPKTKGGAITKAATEVGAIVGAKYLVTFTQSGDSARRTARLRSPIPILAFTPEVGTYNRMALDWGVEPELTPMVKHTDEMVMQADTLLIKSKRCVEGELVVIVAGSPPGIPGSTNAMRVHRVGDAVSGAAPAYR
- a CDS encoding ANTAR domain-containing response regulator, yielding MTTTSSAEKSPVRILVAEDEALIRMDLVEMLREAGYEVVAEAADGAQAIELAQLHKPDLVILDVKMPVLDGISAAEKIIDIAPVLMLTAFSQRELVERARDAGVMAYVVKPFSIGDLVPAIEIAISRHMQMRSLADEVADLHERLETRKLIDRAKGILMQALNLSEPEAFSWIQRAAMDRRLTMKEVAAAVISPDAVPGH
- a CDS encoding branched-chain amino acid ABC transporter substrate-binding protein, whose product is MNKKIKASVAIVAAAALSLGVFASTSASAATKTYTIAYQGPLSGGEASTGIDEQNAVKYAAKLFMAKNKNIKIKVLSVDDQGDPAVASTVAPGVGNNKSVLGVVGPAYSGATIASLPYYKAGSLVMISPSATRVSITDPASPDFGGPVFHRVVGKDDLQGPALAKYATKGVANAKVFVFDDQSAYGVPLAGYVTGGLKKVAGASVVGTDSVPNTTTDFSPTIAKIKTSAANVVIYTGYYSQAAIFVKQLRDSGSTAIFAGGDGVFNQEFPKLAGASAEGSRVTGVGGLAGISTKLEADFKKQMGVSSGVYSVESFDAANILLEGIKAGKTTRAAMLKFVKAYNGKSVSGNTIKFDKNGDVSYGLFAGFTSKDGVLVNTGIIK
- a CDS encoding branched-chain amino acid ABC transporter permease; translated protein: MFAVLIDQFWALTIAGLALGFIYVLISLGYTMVYGVLRMINFANSEIFMWGTFGTVITSRDIFKYTQVSEPATGFKLALVLLSSLLMSMLVAGLTAVFVEYVAYRRLRMRGTNRLATLISAIGISIVLSEIMRLLTDSRPVGSPRVLEKTILTEVWGANIRLDTVITIIAAAIIYIILERFVKLSRMGKAIRAVSMNEDAAKLMGVNLNRVITATFLVGGLATGAASFFYITVFEYTKFNIGFTMGLAAFTAAVIGGIGNIRGAFYGGLALGLLEVYASAVLGTQWKAVTVFIVLVLVLLFKPNGLFGEAVQTTRA
- a CDS encoding branched-chain amino acid ABC transporter permease; translation: MKIRNYWNLRDWGAGIWERSGRPARVLIAVTTIFLVGLLPFAGASFLATPIAAYDAVLVYPVAVFVLMALGLNIVVGKSGMLDLGYVAFFAIGAYTMAIMGTTTGLNTWEIMPFGIAFAMLAGVILGLPTLRLRGDYLAIVTLGFGEIVRLVLLNSSWSKGPNGIANVPMPPDIGPLKFKLDDQKVFFWVVLIMILLTIWMIRRLSVRRPGRAWEAIRQDEDAAELMGVPTLKYKIWSFTLGAAIGGAAGVLYASKNLFIAPEMFTLNVSILILACVVFGGIGNIWGVIIGATILGYLPDRIRFISDARLLVFGLVLVVVMNFRPDGLLPRKKREKAIVKKGAN
- a CDS encoding ABC transporter ATP-binding protein, with product MAKVLLNLENLTMKFGGVTALNEVNLEVREGEILALIGPNGAGKTTVFNVITGVYQATSGSINFDGQKIGGKKRYQITGLGIARTFQNIRLFGDMTTLENVITATDVHKKSGLISALFGTPRARREERENRAKAHEILEFIGIDEYSDRLARNLPYGVQRRLEIARAMGTSPKLLLLDEPAAGFNPQEKVELAATIKKVRDAGYTVLLIEHDMSLIMGISDRVAVLDFGTKIADGSPAEVQNDPRVIEAYLGVPADAS
- a CDS encoding ABC transporter ATP-binding protein, whose amino-acid sequence is MRLEIKDLHVHYGKIEAIKGVSIVVNEGEIVTLIGANGAGKTTMLKTISGLRPVTTGQIIFDGQDISNVPAHKRVDLGLSQAPEGRGIFPGMTVLENLEMGKFHRHNRKNEMAEDLDKVYTLFPRLKERVSQAGGTLSGGEQQMLAIGRALMARPKVLLLDEPSMGLAPQMIANIFRIITEINKTGVTILLVEQNAQQALQRAHRAYILETGNVVKEAKASDLLNDPAVREAYLGTGAH